The following proteins come from a genomic window of Streptomyces sp. Sge12:
- a CDS encoding MerR family transcriptional regulator: MTVDDSLGGRLDDDDYPAYTMGRAAELLGTTPGFLRAIGEARLITPLRSTGGHRRYSRYQLRIAARARELVDQGTPVEAACRIVILEDQLEEAQRINAEFRRAATAPSDDSR, encoded by the coding sequence ATGACAGTGGATGACTCGCTCGGCGGCCGACTGGACGACGATGACTACCCCGCCTACACGATGGGCCGGGCTGCCGAACTCCTCGGCACGACCCCGGGGTTCCTGCGCGCCATCGGCGAGGCCCGGCTGATCACGCCGTTGCGTTCCACGGGCGGGCATCGCCGGTACTCCCGCTACCAGCTGCGGATCGCGGCCCGCGCCCGGGAACTCGTCGATCAGGGCACCCCGGTCGAAGCCGCCTGCCGCATCGTCATCCTGGAGGACCAGCTCGAAGAGGCGCAGCGCATCAACGCCGAGTTCCGCCGCGCCGCGACCGCCCCGAGCGACGACTCCCGCTGA
- a CDS encoding SCO5918 family protein: MRCVIARFPFDLTKSGVLESMKGVKPEPVVGESVTIGRRVYPVKQVGQVVTRQDRRDFSAGEVVRAMTMLGFTCHGLPQAPAAPAPALTPFQRASVMLGAPAPESVSV, translated from the coding sequence ATGCGCTGCGTCATCGCCCGATTCCCGTTCGACCTGACCAAGTCGGGTGTGCTGGAGTCGATGAAGGGCGTGAAGCCCGAGCCCGTCGTCGGTGAGTCCGTGACCATCGGACGGCGGGTCTACCCGGTCAAGCAGGTCGGCCAGGTCGTCACGCGCCAGGACCGCCGGGACTTCAGCGCCGGGGAGGTCGTACGGGCCATGACCATGCTCGGATTCACCTGCCACGGCCTGCCGCAGGCGCCCGCCGCGCCCGCGCCGGCCCTCACCCCCTTCCAGCGCGCCTCGGTGATGCTCGGCGCGCCCGCGCCCGAATCGGTTTCCGTCTGA
- a CDS encoding TetR/AcrR family transcriptional regulator, translating to MTTTPLRKDAARNWDRIVAVARTLVDEDIPLQLNDVARRAGLGVGTVYRHFATPEALLEAVATPCLEALAAHGERALADADPWRALETFLTRTVEAQVTDASLAPVTAAAADTVPRTTELKNAVWEAGAALLDRARRSGAVRPDLASADLVPLMCGIAYAVQVRGGAPADRIETAHRYLATLLEGLRAAPPAR from the coding sequence ATGACGACGACACCCTTGCGCAAGGACGCGGCCCGCAACTGGGACCGGATCGTCGCCGTCGCCCGCACCCTGGTCGACGAAGACATTCCGTTGCAGCTCAATGATGTCGCCCGCCGTGCCGGACTCGGAGTGGGCACCGTCTACCGTCACTTCGCCACGCCCGAGGCTCTGCTGGAGGCCGTCGCCACTCCGTGCCTGGAGGCCCTCGCCGCCCACGGCGAGCGGGCGCTGGCCGACGCCGACCCGTGGCGGGCTCTGGAAACCTTCCTGACCCGCACCGTCGAGGCGCAGGTCACCGATGCCTCACTGGCTCCGGTCACTGCCGCGGCCGCCGACACGGTGCCGCGCACCACGGAACTCAAGAACGCGGTGTGGGAGGCCGGCGCCGCCCTCCTCGACCGGGCCCGCCGGTCCGGGGCGGTCCGCCCCGACCTGGCCTCGGCGGACCTGGTCCCGCTCATGTGCGGGATCGCGTACGCCGTGCAGGTCCGCGGTGGCGCTCCGGCCGACCGGATCGAGACCGCGCACCGCTACCTGGCCACCCTGCTGGAGGGCCTGCGCGCCGCGCCGCCGGCCCGGTAG
- a CDS encoding glycoside hydrolase family 64 protein, translating to MAVAAGLMVFGPSTSAEAVPATIPLTIKNSSGRSEPVYIYNLGTLLTTGQQGWADANGTFHPWPVGGNPPTPAPDASITGPANGQTKTIRMPKFSGRVYFSIGQKIVFKLTTGGLVQPAVQNPSDPNRNILFNWSEYTLNDAGLWINSTQVDMFSAPYAVGVKAAGGAVSTTGRLKPGGYNAVFAQLRAAGWGGLIHNRPDGTPLRALSPGHGIEAGGISAGVMNDYINRVWSKYGSGSTLTVTPFANQPNTKYYGRVSGNVMNFTNGSGAVVTSFQKPDSDSVFGCYKLLDAPNDQVRGPISRTLCAGYNRSTLLANPSQPDPDNANFYRDAVTNHYSRIIHGQMADGKAYGFAFDDVGAHESLVHDGNPQEAFMTLEPFN from the coding sequence ATGGCCGTCGCCGCCGGACTGATGGTCTTCGGTCCGTCGACATCCGCGGAAGCCGTACCGGCGACCATCCCCCTCACGATCAAGAACAGCTCGGGACGCAGCGAGCCGGTGTACATCTACAACCTCGGCACCCTGCTGACCACCGGCCAGCAGGGCTGGGCCGACGCCAACGGCACGTTCCACCCCTGGCCCGTGGGAGGCAATCCCCCCACGCCCGCGCCCGACGCATCGATCACGGGCCCTGCCAACGGCCAGACGAAGACGATCCGAATGCCCAAGTTCTCCGGCCGGGTCTACTTCTCCATCGGCCAGAAGATCGTCTTCAAGCTCACCACGGGCGGCCTGGTGCAGCCTGCCGTGCAGAACCCCTCCGACCCGAACCGCAACATCCTCTTCAACTGGTCCGAGTACACGCTCAACGACGCGGGCCTGTGGATCAACAGCACCCAGGTCGACATGTTCTCCGCACCGTACGCGGTGGGCGTGAAAGCGGCGGGCGGCGCGGTCAGCACCACGGGCCGGCTGAAGCCGGGCGGCTACAACGCGGTCTTCGCTCAGCTGCGTGCGGCCGGCTGGGGCGGATTGATCCACAACCGCCCCGACGGCACCCCACTGCGCGCGCTCTCGCCCGGCCACGGCATCGAGGCGGGCGGCATATCGGCGGGTGTCATGAACGACTACATCAACCGGGTGTGGAGCAAGTACGGCTCCGGCTCCACGCTCACCGTGACGCCGTTCGCGAACCAGCCGAACACCAAGTACTACGGCCGGGTCTCGGGCAACGTCATGAACTTCACCAACGGGTCGGGAGCGGTGGTCACCAGCTTCCAGAAGCCGGACTCCGACAGCGTCTTCGGCTGCTACAAGCTCCTGGACGCCCCCAACGACCAGGTCCGCGGCCCGATCTCCCGCACCCTGTGCGCGGGCTACAACCGGTCGACACTGCTGGCCAATCCCAGTCAACCCGACCCGGACAACGCCAACTTCTACCGTGACGCCGTCACCAACCACTACTCCCGGATCATCCACGGGCAGATGGCCGACGGCAAGGCGTACGGCTTCGCCTTCGACGACGTCGGCGCCCACGAGTCCCTGGTGCACGACGGCAACCCGCAGGAAGCCTTCATGACGCTCGAACCGTTCAACTAG
- a CDS encoding 5'-nucleotidase, whose product MRYDLSHRLVVGIASSALFDLTDCDTVFREQGEDTYRTYQATHADDVLGKGVAFPFVRRLLSLNDLSEPSDPLIEVIILSRNDPDTGLRVMRSIKAYDLPISRAVFRQGRPSHHFMPALNMSLFLSANGPDVRDAVADGLPAGHVLSTARIDDESDPELRMAFDFDGVVASDTSERIYQSGGIDEFRAHEVRNAAAPHDPGPLRDFLAGINRVQRLENDKHRTDPTYRPRLRVSLVTARDAPAHERALLSLKEWGLRVNDAFFLGGIEKAAVMKALDPHIFFDDQVAHLNGTAQGTPSVHIPFGVVNAPPPAGRYGSPDQGHLT is encoded by the coding sequence ATGAGGTACGACCTGTCCCATCGCCTGGTCGTCGGGATCGCCTCCAGCGCCCTGTTCGATCTCACCGACTGCGACACGGTGTTCCGGGAGCAGGGAGAGGACACCTACCGGACCTACCAGGCGACTCATGCGGACGACGTCCTCGGCAAAGGGGTCGCCTTCCCCTTCGTCAGGCGGCTCCTGTCGCTGAACGACCTGTCGGAACCGTCCGATCCGCTGATCGAGGTCATCATCCTCTCGCGCAACGACCCGGACACCGGGCTGCGCGTCATGCGTTCGATCAAGGCGTACGACCTGCCGATCAGCCGGGCCGTCTTTCGGCAGGGGCGTCCCTCCCACCACTTCATGCCCGCGCTGAACATGTCGCTGTTCCTGTCGGCCAACGGACCCGATGTCCGTGACGCGGTCGCCGACGGGCTGCCTGCGGGCCATGTGCTCAGCACCGCACGCATCGACGACGAGAGCGATCCCGAACTCCGCATGGCCTTCGACTTCGACGGAGTGGTGGCGAGCGACACCTCCGAGCGGATCTACCAGAGCGGCGGGATCGACGAGTTCCGCGCCCACGAGGTCCGCAACGCCGCCGCGCCCCACGACCCGGGCCCGCTACGGGACTTCCTCGCCGGCATCAACCGTGTCCAGCGCCTCGAGAACGACAAGCACCGTACGGATCCGACGTATCGGCCCCGGCTTCGCGTATCGCTGGTCACCGCTCGCGACGCCCCCGCACACGAACGCGCCCTGCTCAGCCTCAAGGAGTGGGGCCTGCGGGTCAACGACGCCTTCTTCCTCGGGGGTATCGAGAAGGCCGCGGTCATGAAGGCCCTCGACCCGCACATCTTCTTCGACGACCAGGTCGCCCATCTGAACGGCACGGCGCAGGGTACGCCCAGCGTTCACATCCCGTTCGGAGTGGTCAACGCTCCCCCACCGGCGGGCCGGTACGGATCCCCGGATCAGGGACACCTCACCTGA
- a CDS encoding LysR family transcriptional regulator yields the protein METRELRYFVAVAEELHFGRAAQRLGIAQPPLSRAIQRLERRLGALLLDRTSRAVKLTEAGSVLLVEGRAALDAVEAAERRTRRAALSVTGRPGLVLVTKASASRELLARLLDAYAAEPGAVPVEVILCGPAEQERFLREGRADVALLHRPFDSTAGFHTEELSTESQVAVLPAGHPLTARAHVHMGDITGLPGLPLPRWPGPDGSYPPGPGPQVRDHAQLLQLVALGRACAVSPESCRPQLHGDLAAVPVLDAPTVTTVIAWPPHSRSRAVADLVRTATGLQ from the coding sequence CAGCGGCTCGGGATCGCGCAGCCACCGTTGTCGCGGGCGATCCAGCGGCTCGAACGCCGGCTCGGGGCCCTGCTGTTGGATCGGACCAGTCGTGCTGTCAAGCTGACCGAGGCCGGCTCGGTGCTGTTGGTCGAGGGCCGGGCGGCCCTCGACGCGGTCGAGGCCGCCGAGCGCCGGACCCGCCGCGCCGCCCTCTCCGTGACCGGCCGCCCCGGCCTGGTCCTGGTCACGAAGGCCAGCGCATCCCGGGAACTGCTGGCGAGACTGCTCGACGCGTACGCCGCCGAACCCGGCGCGGTCCCCGTCGAGGTCATCCTGTGCGGGCCGGCCGAGCAGGAGCGCTTCCTGCGCGAGGGCCGGGCCGATGTGGCGCTGCTGCACCGGCCGTTCGACTCGACGGCCGGATTCCACACCGAAGAGCTCAGCACGGAGAGTCAGGTGGCGGTCCTGCCGGCCGGGCATCCGCTCACCGCCCGGGCCCATGTGCACATGGGCGACATCACCGGGCTGCCGGGCCTGCCCCTCCCGCGCTGGCCCGGCCCCGACGGCAGCTACCCGCCCGGCCCCGGCCCGCAGGTCCGCGACCATGCGCAGTTGTTGCAGCTCGTCGCGCTCGGCCGTGCCTGTGCGGTCTCACCGGAGTCGTGCCGGCCCCAACTGCACGGTGACCTCGCCGCCGTGCCCGTGCTGGACGCGCCTACGGTCACCACCGTGATCGCCTGGCCACCGCACAGCCGTTCCAGAGCCGTCGCCGACCTCGTCCGGACTGCGACAGGTCTCCAGTAG
- a CDS encoding SDR family NAD(P)-dependent oxidoreductase, producing the protein MKKTAVVTAGTAGIGLETALGLAAAGFAVTVVGRTAQRGGRAVERINATGPAHPARFLRADLASLGEVRALAERIASDHAASGEPLTALVNNVGAMFADRREVGGVEASFLVNHLSPYLLTELLLPTLTAGAPSRIVNVTSGAVGLAKRVFDAVEPPGGYYGFHWYGRAKLANLAYTLDLAARLDGTGVSVFAADPGGAATDMTNGTMTDPKIVSPALRLLWPLVRRRFERSTSGPASVAAGPSILAATDDTLTGRTGIVIGARATPVPPFRAATDPGIAAAVRRLSEQHAPLTVT; encoded by the coding sequence ATGAAGAAGACAGCTGTCGTGACGGCCGGAACGGCCGGCATCGGCCTGGAGACGGCGTTGGGCCTGGCGGCAGCCGGCTTCGCCGTCACCGTCGTCGGGCGCACTGCGCAACGGGGCGGCCGCGCCGTCGAACGGATCAACGCGACGGGACCGGCGCACCCGGCCCGCTTCCTCCGGGCGGACCTCGCCTCGCTCGGCGAAGTGCGCGCGCTCGCCGAGCGGATCGCCTCCGACCATGCCGCCTCCGGCGAACCGCTGACCGCGCTCGTCAACAACGTCGGGGCGATGTTCGCCGATCGACGGGAGGTGGGCGGTGTCGAGGCGTCGTTCCTCGTCAACCACCTCTCGCCGTACCTGCTGACCGAATTGCTGCTGCCCACCCTGACGGCCGGCGCGCCGAGCAGGATCGTGAACGTGACCTCCGGCGCGGTCGGTCTCGCGAAGCGGGTGTTCGACGCCGTCGAGCCGCCCGGCGGCTACTACGGCTTCCACTGGTACGGCCGCGCCAAGCTCGCCAACCTCGCCTACACCCTGGACCTGGCCGCCCGGCTGGACGGTACGGGAGTATCGGTCTTCGCCGCCGACCCCGGTGGCGCCGCCACCGACATGACCAACGGCACCATGACCGACCCGAAGATCGTCTCTCCCGCCCTGCGGCTGCTGTGGCCGCTGGTGCGCCGCAGGTTCGAACGCTCGACCTCCGGTCCGGCGTCCGTGGCGGCCGGGCCGTCGATCCTCGCCGCCACCGACGACACCCTGACGGGACGGACGGGCATCGTCATCGGGGCCCGGGCGACCCCCGTGCCGCCCTTCCGTGCGGCGACCGACCCCGGCATCGCCGCGGCAGTACGCCGCCTCAGCGAGCAGCACGCGCCGCTCACCGTCACCTGA
- a CDS encoding LysR family transcriptional regulator encodes MSSSAEPVIDANLAVALDALLTEQSVTRAAARLHTSPAAMSRTLARLRRILQDPLLVRAGQAMVPTPRAQDLREETAAVVRRLGALLGPGAGVDPAVLRSTFTLQAADLVCAALAPGMLGLARQEAPGISLRFRAEELEAGSALRDGRIDLEIGAIDHVDPETRVEELVTLRMAAGVRPGHPLTEGTLTPDRLAAADHVVVSRRGGFTGPLDTALAERNLRRRVTVVLPGHMAAMTLAARSDIVCLVPTAPAGGVPSPLTDAATALGLRLLDIPLPLPPLTIGMAWHPRHAADGGHRWLRNAVRRTLHAPGGSTA; translated from the coding sequence ATGAGCAGCAGTGCAGAGCCTGTTATCGACGCCAATCTCGCCGTCGCGCTGGACGCTTTGCTGACGGAGCAGAGCGTCACTCGCGCCGCTGCCCGGCTGCACACGTCGCCGGCCGCGATGAGCCGTACCCTCGCCCGGCTGCGGCGCATCCTCCAGGACCCCCTGCTGGTCCGGGCGGGCCAGGCGATGGTCCCCACTCCCCGCGCCCAGGACCTGCGCGAGGAGACGGCCGCGGTGGTGCGCCGGCTGGGGGCGTTGCTGGGTCCGGGCGCCGGCGTGGACCCCGCCGTCCTGCGCAGTACCTTCACCCTGCAGGCGGCCGACCTGGTCTGTGCGGCGCTGGCCCCGGGGATGCTGGGGCTGGCCCGGCAGGAGGCGCCGGGGATCTCGCTGCGGTTCCGGGCCGAGGAACTGGAGGCCGGTTCGGCCCTGCGCGACGGTCGTATCGACCTGGAGATCGGGGCCATCGATCACGTGGATCCCGAGACCCGGGTCGAGGAACTGGTCACCCTTCGGATGGCGGCGGGCGTCCGCCCCGGCCACCCCCTCACCGAGGGGACCCTGACCCCGGATCGGCTCGCTGCTGCCGATCACGTGGTGGTGAGTCGCCGCGGCGGGTTCACCGGACCCCTGGACACCGCTCTGGCCGAACGGAACCTCCGCCGGCGCGTCACGGTCGTCCTGCCCGGCCACATGGCGGCAATGACGCTCGCCGCCCGCAGTGACATCGTCTGCCTCGTCCCGACCGCGCCCGCCGGCGGGGTTCCCTCCCCGCTCACCGACGCCGCCACCGCGCTGGGTCTTCGCCTCCTCGACATCCCCCTGCCCCTGCCGCCGCTGACCATCGGCATGGCATGGCACCCCCGCCACGCCGCCGACGGGGGCCATCGCTGGCTGCGCAACGCCGTTCGCCGGACTCTTCACGCACCCGGCGGTTCGACGGCCTGA
- a CDS encoding SsgA family sporulation/cell division regulator, whose translation MPSALSDTISTHLAVAGSLLPVQTRAVYDISDPYAVRFDFTLDGCPPIRWHFERDMLAEGVRRPVGEGDVSLRPRWTGGRETLVMELWGDTRVGYESAVLITDSAQVSDFLDESYRLVSRGSESWDVDGFLHRIQCPD comes from the coding sequence TTGCCGTCCGCTCTCTCCGACACGATCTCGACGCACCTGGCCGTGGCCGGCAGCCTCTTGCCGGTGCAGACCCGGGCCGTCTACGACATATCCGACCCCTACGCGGTCCGGTTCGACTTCACGCTCGACGGCTGCCCTCCCATTCGCTGGCACTTCGAACGGGACATGCTGGCCGAGGGGGTGCGGCGCCCCGTGGGGGAAGGCGACGTCAGTCTCCGCCCCCGGTGGACCGGCGGACGGGAGACGCTGGTCATGGAGCTGTGGGGGGACACCCGGGTCGGCTACGAGTCCGCGGTGCTGATCACGGACTCCGCCCAGGTGAGCGACTTCCTGGACGAGTCCTACCGGTTGGTGTCGCGCGGGTCGGAGTCCTGGGACGTCGACGGATTCCTCCACAGGATCCAGTGCCCGGACTGA
- a CDS encoding DEAD/DEAH box helicase — MNRTRTNDRFSRSRNSGSGSGSGSGSGSGFGYGKSGGRFGGSGAGRSGGPSRSGGYGRRPAAVQGEFALPKTITPALPAVEAFADLDMPDELLAALTVQGVTVPFPIQGATLPNSLAGRDVLGRGRTGSGKTLAFGLALLARTTGQRAEPRQPLALVLVPTRELAQQVTDALTPYARSLKLRLATVVGGMPIGRQAGALRGGAEVVVATPGRLKDLIDRGDCRLNQVAITVLDEADQMADMGFMPQVTALLDQVRPEGQRMLFSATLDRNVDLLVRRYLTDPVVHSVDPSQGAVTTMEHHVLHVHGGDKHAATTEIAARDGRVIMFLDTKHAVDQLTSHLLNSGVRAAALHGGKSQPQRTRTLAQFKTGHVSVLVATNVAARGIHVDNLDLVVNVDPPTDHKDYLHRGGRTARAGESGSVVTLVTPNQRRDMARLMAAAGITPQTTQVRSGEEALSRITGAQAPSGIPVVITAPVAERRERTGSASRNRRRPAAAARRRPVRQSAADTAA, encoded by the coding sequence ATGAACCGCACACGCACGAACGATCGATTTTCCCGCAGCCGCAACAGCGGTTCCGGTTCTGGCTCTGGTTCCGGTTCCGGTTCGGGATTCGGATACGGCAAGAGCGGCGGCCGCTTCGGCGGTTCGGGCGCCGGCCGTTCCGGCGGCCCGAGCCGCTCGGGCGGGTACGGCCGTAGGCCGGCCGCCGTCCAGGGCGAATTCGCCCTGCCCAAGACGATCACCCCCGCGCTGCCCGCCGTCGAGGCCTTCGCCGACCTCGACATGCCCGATGAACTGCTCGCCGCACTCACCGTGCAGGGCGTCACCGTGCCGTTCCCGATCCAGGGCGCGACCCTGCCGAACTCTCTGGCGGGCCGCGACGTGCTCGGCCGCGGCCGGACCGGCTCCGGAAAGACCCTGGCCTTCGGACTCGCCCTGCTGGCCCGTACGACGGGACAGCGCGCCGAGCCCCGTCAGCCGCTCGCCCTGGTCCTCGTACCGACCCGCGAGCTGGCCCAGCAGGTCACCGACGCCCTCACCCCCTACGCCCGCTCGCTCAAGCTGCGGCTGGCCACGGTCGTCGGCGGCATGCCCATCGGCCGGCAGGCCGGCGCGCTGCGGGGCGGTGCCGAGGTCGTCGTCGCCACCCCGGGCCGGCTCAAGGACCTGATCGACCGCGGGGACTGCAGGCTGAACCAGGTGGCCATCACCGTTCTGGACGAGGCCGACCAGATGGCCGACATGGGCTTCATGCCGCAGGTCACCGCCCTGCTCGACCAGGTGCGCCCCGAGGGGCAGCGCATGCTCTTCTCCGCCACCCTCGACCGCAACGTCGACCTGCTGGTGCGCCGCTACCTCACCGACCCGGTCGTGCACTCCGTCGACCCCTCGCAGGGCGCGGTCACCACGATGGAGCACCACGTGCTCCACGTGCACGGCGGTGACAAGCACGCGGCCACGACGGAGATCGCTGCGCGCGACGGCCGCGTCATCATGTTCCTGGACACCAAGCACGCGGTGGACCAGCTCACCAGCCACCTGCTCAACAGCGGGGTGCGGGCCGCGGCACTGCACGGCGGCAAGTCGCAGCCGCAGCGCACGCGCACCCTCGCACAGTTCAAGACCGGGCACGTCAGCGTGCTCGTCGCCACGAACGTCGCCGCCCGCGGCATCCACGTCGACAACCTCGACCTCGTCGTCAACGTGGACCCGCCCACCGACCACAAGGACTACCTGCACCGCGGCGGCCGCACCGCCCGTGCCGGCGAGTCCGGCAGCGTCGTCACCCTGGTCACCCCCAACCAGCGCCGCGACATGGCGCGCCTGATGGCCGCGGCCGGCATCACCCCGCAGACCACCCAGGTCCGCTCCGGCGAAGAGGCCCTGAGCCGGATCACCGGCGCCCAGGCCCCCTCGGGCATCCCCGTCGTCATCACCGCCCCGGTGGCCGAGCGGCGCGAGCGCACCGGCTCCGCCTCGCGCAACCGCCGCCGCCCCGCGGCCGCGGCCCGGCGCCGGCCCGTACGGCAGTCCGCCGCCGACACGGCCGCGTGA
- a CDS encoding darcynin family protein, translating to MPVEKTTPPVTAFMLIKTTPEWLAMTPQERMDAFTTQVVPAVKAGTTGVRSRFYDTEFYSTRVTDVWVWEADDHDAYRLLIDALRETPFWDRYFTVVDLLVGTENGYARTYGVDAVATIAT from the coding sequence ATGCCCGTTGAGAAGACCACACCGCCGGTCACGGCGTTCATGCTCATCAAGACCACACCCGAGTGGCTCGCCATGACCCCTCAGGAGCGCATGGACGCGTTCACCACCCAGGTCGTCCCCGCCGTCAAGGCCGGGACCACCGGCGTCCGTTCGCGCTTCTACGACACGGAGTTCTACTCCACCCGCGTCACCGACGTCTGGGTCTGGGAGGCCGACGACCACGACGCTTACCGGCTCCTCATCGACGCACTGCGCGAAACCCCCTTCTGGGACCGCTACTTCACGGTCGTCGACCTGCTCGTCGGCACCGAGAACGGCTACGCCCGCACCTACGGCGTCGATGCCGTCGCCACCATCGCCACCTGA
- a CDS encoding cold-shock protein produces the protein MATGTVKWFNAEKGFGFIEQDGGGADVFAHYSNIAAQGFRELLEGQKVSFDIAQGQKGPTAENIVPA, from the coding sequence ATGGCTACTGGAACCGTGAAGTGGTTCAACGCGGAAAAGGGCTTCGGCTTCATCGAGCAGGACGGTGGCGGCGCTGACGTGTTCGCCCACTACTCGAACATCGCCGCCCAGGGCTTCCGTGAGCTGCTCGAGGGCCAGAAGGTCAGCTTCGACATCGCGCAGGGCCAGAAGGGCCCGACGGCCGAGAACATCGTTCCCGCCTGA
- a CDS encoding NAD(P)H-binding protein, protein MIVITAPTGNIGSHLLSLLLESAPAHEELRVVVRDPARLSDAVRDRVEVITGSHGDAEVAGRAFEGADAVFWLVPPDASLTPEDAYCGFTRPAAKALVSHGVGHVVGVSALGRGTPVAHRAGLVTASLAMDDLIAGTGVAYRALACPSFFENLLEDAAAIRETGVFTDAVDADHKAPRAAVADIAAVAAGLLLNRSWSGIDSVPVLGPQDLSPNDLARIMTEQLGRPVRYEQQPLDALYIDLLGHRIDEAFARAVVDMKRAKSEGLDAGVTRTPATGSPTTFRQWCARTLGPAVLTEGTRHAR, encoded by the coding sequence ATGATCGTCATCACTGCTCCCACCGGGAACATCGGCAGCCACCTGCTGTCCCTGCTCCTGGAATCCGCACCGGCCCACGAGGAACTGCGCGTGGTCGTACGTGACCCCGCCCGGCTGTCCGACGCGGTGCGCGACCGCGTCGAGGTGATCACCGGCTCGCACGGCGACGCCGAGGTCGCAGGCCGCGCCTTCGAAGGCGCCGACGCCGTGTTCTGGCTCGTCCCGCCGGATGCGTCCCTGACGCCCGAGGACGCCTACTGCGGCTTCACCCGGCCCGCCGCGAAGGCCCTCGTCTCCCACGGCGTCGGCCACGTCGTCGGCGTCTCCGCGCTCGGCCGCGGCACCCCGGTCGCCCACCGCGCCGGACTCGTCACCGCTTCCCTCGCCATGGACGACCTCATCGCCGGCACCGGCGTGGCCTACCGTGCCCTGGCCTGCCCGTCCTTCTTCGAGAACCTTCTCGAGGACGCGGCGGCGATCCGGGAGACGGGCGTCTTCACCGACGCCGTCGACGCCGACCACAAGGCCCCCCGCGCCGCCGTCGCCGACATCGCGGCCGTCGCCGCCGGCCTGCTGCTGAACCGCTCATGGTCGGGCATCGACAGCGTTCCCGTCCTCGGCCCCCAGGACCTCTCGCCGAACGACCTGGCCCGCATCATGACCGAGCAGCTCGGTCGCCCCGTCCGCTACGAACAGCAGCCGCTCGACGCGCTGTACATCGACCTCCTCGGCCACCGTATCGACGAGGCGTTCGCCCGGGCCGTCGTCGACATGAAGAGGGCCAAGAGCGAGGGCCTCGACGCGGGCGTCACCCGCACCCCGGCCACCGGCTCCCCGACCACCTTCCGGCAGTGGTGCGCCCGGACCCTGGGGCCCGCGGTCCTCACGGAAGGCACCCGTCATGCCCGTTGA